The DNA window AGGAATATCTTCACCCCAAACCCTAGAATCCTTTAACCAGGCATAAACCACAGCATCTTGATATTCGGCTTCAAAGCTGTATTCGTGCCAAAGTCTCATCGCCGTTCGCTGGGGATGATAGCGTCTGGCTTGTTCGTGCCAAGTGGTGGTCAAAAATTGGTATCGACCCGCCGCCGTTGTACAATTGCCCGTGTTGGGGCCGGCAACAATCCGAATGCACCGATCCGGATGGCGGCTGAGATTTTCCAGATACTGACCCCCATACAGCACCGAATAAGGTCTTCTGACATTCGACTCGCTAGCCGAAATCGTTCGCATCAAAGCCCGGATATGGGGATCTCCCCCAGTCATGGCTAGAGGTTGCGGCAGAGACTCATTATAGGATTCAATTGCAGGGGGAATAGAGCGATCGCTTCTAGGCCGAGGGGTCATCCAGAATAATGTCATGAATCCAACAACAACAGCGCTAGTCACAACAAGATTCGTCAGGGTTGTGGCAACCCCTTGGGAAAACTTCGATTTCACAGGCAAACTTCCAGCTATAACGTACTGGTGAATAGTTGTGGGTAAGTCTTTTCGGGGGCGTCTGGTTTAGCAACAACTTCGACAACTTTATTGCGGGCCTGCGGTTCAAACAGGGCCTCAACGCAAACTTGAGCCACTTTGCGACGCGGAATGCTGCCATCAAACAGCGTATCCGCCGCCTGCATCACGACAGGAAAGGAATTATCCTCATTTTTGAGTCCTCCCGGACGGACGATAGTGTAAGTCAAACCGCTTTTTTGCAAATACTCCTCAGCTTGCTTTTTCCACACCAGGATTAACCAAAACAAGTTCAAAGGATGGAATAACCGCGAAACACATAAAGAAGACACAAAGACAAAATGCTCAATTCCGTTTGCCTTTGCTGCTTCAACCAGATTTTTTGTCCCCTCATAATCCACTTTAAACGGCCCAGTCGGATCTAGACCGGGGCTTGCCCCAGTTGCACATAAAAGTACCGTACTATCCCCTAAAGCGTTGCTGAGGCTTTCAGGTTTCAGGACATCCCCGGTCACAAGTTCGGCTTCAGCAGGTAAAATGGAACTCCCTTTTTCTAAATTGCGGACTAAAGCCCGAACGGGAATATTTCGCTTAACCAGTTCTTGGACAATGCGACGCCCAGTTTCTCCGGTTGCTCCTGCGACAAAGGCTTTCATAATCGATGATTTTTATGGGTTTACATCCCTATTTTGGTTCAAATTGAACGCTTTCTGGGCGATTATCTGCGCTATTGTGGCATCTCTATCGTTAGACATATGGAACTGACCAGGATTGTGTTTAGTCTGAAAAAGAAATTATGGCGTTGATCGAAATCACCGCTTGGAGTCATTCATATCGATGATGATCTCCTGCTTCTAAAGTTATGCTGAACAACAGCATGATTTTCCCGTAGTTCCCCCACCGAGTCGCAACTTCTACCCCTCGATCTGAGTTTCAATTGTCAAAAGTTTAGGAGTTGCACTGCAAGCAACAAAGAATTTAGGGGAATCTTAAAGACAGGCACACAGCAAAGAACGCACCGAGCGAATGTATGCAGCTACCAAATCGCGAACATCAACTCTTTGAGTCTTCTGAGGTTATTTTGGGGGCAACCCCAACGTTTGCAGTTTACGAGGAGGTTAAGATTGAGGAACCCGCAACGGTTGAACCCACTCAGTTTTACACGCGCTATGAAGATTTCATGGAGATGAATGCCAGCCCCGAACAGGTAGCGGCGTATTTAGATGTCCATGAGGAATGGTTTACCCGTTGCGCCCACCCGATGAAGGTGGAACCTTTGGGTAAAAATGGTTATGCGTTGGTCATTGGCAAGTTTGGCTCATTTGGCTATGAGGTTGAACCCAAGGTGGGTTTAGAACTCAAACCCCAGGATGAAGGCGTCTATCGGATTGAAACGCGCGAAATTCCTGACTATGTTGCCCCAGGGTATGAAGTTGATTTTAAGGCGGCGATGGAGTTATTAGAACTACCCGGTACTGCCCAGGCGATGACGCGGGTGCAATGGCAGTTAGATTTAACGGTTTCTCTACGTTTTCCTAAGTTTATCCACGCGTTACCCCAGTCTTTAATTCAGAAAACAGGCGATCGCTTATTAGCACAAATTGTCCGTCAAGTGTCCCGCCGTTTAACTCATAAGGTCCAAACTGATTTTCACGCATCGCGGAATCTGGCGCTACCCAAGATGAAGCGATAGGCGAAGGATGAATAACCGATGAGGAGAGGCAACTTTTGAGTCGCCTCTCCTTTTTTAAGGGTTACTCAAGCGGGTAAACCGCTTCTACAATATCCATTTGACGTTTGAGTTTAAATCCCAATTTTTCGCAAATGCGCTGCATCGGGCGGTTATCGGAGAGAATTTCGGCGGTAATTTGTTCGAGATTTTCATCTTTGCCCACTTGTAGCAAGCGACGCAGCAATTCTGTACCGATGCCTTTACCTTGGGCGCGATCGCTAATTAGCATCCCAAATTCGGCCTCGTTGGTTCCGTGCAATTTACTCAGGCGACTCACCCCTAAAATTTCATGTTCGCCAGTTTCTGGGTTTTCGCAGTCGGCGACAAGGGCCATTTCGCGATCGTAATCGATAAAGCAAATGCGCGTCAGGCGATCGTGGGCAACGCGGGTTTGCAATTTAATCATGTGGAAGTAACGTAAATAGACGCTTTCTTCCGAGAGGGTTTGGTGAAATTTCACCATCAGCGGTTCGTCTTCTGGGCGAATGGGGCGAATAGTGACGGTTGTTCCATCTTTGGCAATCCACGGCGAGACATACTGGGTAGGATAGGGACGAATGGCTAAACGCGGGATCTGATTTAACTCAGCTTCGGGATCGTGCAAGACAATGCGAGCATCTAGGGCAATAATTCGCTCGGAAGACACCAAAAGTGGGTTAATATCAATTTCCTTAATCCAAGGTTGTTCTACCACTAACTGGCTAAAGCGTACCAGC is part of the Desertifilum tharense IPPAS B-1220 genome and encodes:
- a CDS encoding glycoside hydrolase family protein, producing the protein MKSKFSQGVATTLTNLVVTSAVVVGFMTLFWMTPRPRSDRSIPPAIESYNESLPQPLAMTGGDPHIRALMRTISASESNVRRPYSVLYGGQYLENLSRHPDRCIRIVAGPNTGNCTTAAGRYQFLTTTWHEQARRYHPQRTAMRLWHEYSFEAEYQDAVVYAWLKDSRVWGEDIPALLEQGKLDRVLRMLSGTWTSLGYGIETNSMSQYLPTIYQEVLQEELRSAS
- a CDS encoding SDR family oxidoreductase; the encoded protein is MKAFVAGATGETGRRIVQELVKRNIPVRALVRNLEKGSSILPAEAELVTGDVLKPESLSNALGDSTVLLCATGASPGLDPTGPFKVDYEGTKNLVEAAKANGIEHFVFVSSLCVSRLFHPLNLFWLILVWKKQAEEYLQKSGLTYTIVRPGGLKNEDNSFPVVMQAADTLFDGSIPRRKVAQVCVEALFEPQARNKVVEVVAKPDAPEKTYPQLFTSTL
- a CDS encoding DUF1997 domain-containing protein, with protein sequence MQLPNREHQLFESSEVILGATPTFAVYEEVKIEEPATVEPTQFYTRYEDFMEMNASPEQVAAYLDVHEEWFTRCAHPMKVEPLGKNGYALVIGKFGSFGYEVEPKVGLELKPQDEGVYRIETREIPDYVAPGYEVDFKAAMELLELPGTAQAMTRVQWQLDLTVSLRFPKFIHALPQSLIQKTGDRLLAQIVRQVSRRLTHKVQTDFHASRNLALPKMKR